The Leishmania infantum JPCM5 WGS CACT00000000 data, contig 34, whole genome shotgun sequence genome segment GGATGCTGTGTGTGAGTCtttccgtgtgtgtgtgtgtgtgtctaaGTCGTCCGACATGCctgcccacacacacacacacctatcCTCACAAGCTTACCCACGGCCATGGAGAGAGACTTCTCTCGATGATTCACGGATTGTGCGTGCAAGCGCGTAGGGACAAAGGGGTGAGAGAGATGGGTGTAATGCGACTGCACATGCCCTCCAGAGTCAGCCAACACTGCAAGGAGAAGCAGAGCGAGAGCACCTCAAGCGCACCACAAGGAGGCTCAGATATGGCGAGTCGCTTAGAAGAGACCGCCCATGCCGaagtcgtcctcgtcgctctcctccggcTCCTCcttggcagcagcgctaggggcggccggcgcggcagcggcgggctccgcagcagccgagccAGAGCCGGCCAGCAGGCCGTTGATCgcggcctcgcgcagctccttgccGTTGTGCTCCTCGAACTCGTACGAGGTCGCCACGGAGACAGCCAGCAGGTTCTTGAAGGCGTCCACCAGCATCGGGCCAATCGTCGAAGACGTCGGGATGCCAGCAcccagcgccatcgccgcaaCGTTGCTCAGGCCTTCCATCAGCATCTTCTCCACCATGTCCTCCGTCATCATGAGGTCCTCGCGGGTGAACAGCACACCGCGGTCCCACACGGACAGCACATTCACCTGGTAGTAGAACGGGCTGATGTTCAGCTtttgcagcagcgtcgccgtcgagtTGTCCACCTTGTCGCCGACGCTCAGCACCTTCTTCTCCGTCACGATCTCCACCATACCCTTGGCAATCTTCGTCGCAATGTTCAGCGCCTGGAAGAAGGACGTCTGGGTCGGCTCCATGCCGGTGCTGCCAGCAGGCACAACCACGTCGCACGGGGAAATCGCTCCGACACGCGCCGGGGCCTTCACGCGGTGCGCGTCAAGCACAGAGGTGATCTCCTGGACAGCGTTGTTAGTGAAGATGAGGCCGGTGTTGCCGCTCAGCAGGTTGTACTCCTCACACTGATCGTTGAAGCGCTTCGCCTCGGGGCTCGCGTCCTTGGCTtgcgcgcgcttctccacgatcttcgcctgcagcgtcttCTTGCCCATAATGAACTCGGCCttgccgcgcagcgcacggcgcacatcgtgcacctgctgcgaGCGGACGTTGTCCATGCCCACGAACAGCACGCAGCTGTACTTGGTCAGGCAGTCGACGAGGCGCTCC includes the following:
- a CDS encoding 60S acidic ribosomal subunit protein, coding for MPSITTAKREYEERLVDCLTKYSCVLFVGMDNVRSQQVHDVRRALRGKAEFIMGKKTLQAKIVEKRAQAKDASPEAKRFNDQCEEYNLLSGNTGLIFTNNAVQEITSVLDAHRVKAPARVGAISPCDVVVPAGSTGMEPTQTSFFQALNIATKIAKGMVEIVTEKKVLSVGDKVDNSTATLLQKLNISPFYYQVNVLSVWDRGVLFTREDLMMTEDMVEKMLMEGLSNVAAMALGAGIPTSSTIGPMLVDAFKNLLAVSVATSYEFEEHNGKELREAAINGLLAGSGSAAAEPAAAAPAAPSAAAKEEPEESDEDDFGMGGLF